A window from Catalinimonas alkaloidigena encodes these proteins:
- a CDS encoding S9 family peptidase — protein MKHTRLLLFLICLLGGTFVHGQTAPTLTEADYERAAAMLDGNLARFVDGDIDPKWLPDNRLWYQLLTEDKAEFKLFDPATKKWVTADTKAALFEKAAAQPEPKRPSRDEVVSPDGKYIAFIRDWNLWVRDSTSGKEMALTTDGVKDFGYATDNAGWKHSDRPILSWSPDSKKIATFQQDQRHVQDMYLVETKVGAPELQAWKYPLPGDSAIIQIHRVIIDLTTGKPKMVRLKMGPDARRGTLCDDIACDGTLGDVEWSEDGKQLAFVSTSRDHKEAHVRIANTETGAVRDVFEEIVDTQYESGQGTANWSYLSGSNEIIWYSERSDWGHLYLYDATSGQLKNQITSGDYVVRQVLHVDEKARVVYFIASGREGGNPYYRYLYRVNLNGRGLTLLTPETGDHAVQFSPNHQYFLDAYSQPDVPPIFQVKNTKGKQIATLEKTDLSRLQATGWQPPTPFSVRSADDRWDLYGLLYTPTDLDSTKTYPVIVYIYPGPQGGSVRSWSFQAGRRDNQALAELGFVVMELEGSCNPNRSKSFHDACYGDMSQNTLPDQVAGLRQLANRYAFLDLDRVGIWGHSGGGFATVSAMFKYPDFFKVGIAESGNHDNRNYEDDWGERYVGLEVPAEQGNTNYGLQANQLYAKDLKGDLLLVHGGLDDNVPPYNSYLVADALIKANKDFDMLVLPNARHGYGKDSYYMMRRRWDYFVEHLMHATPPDAFEITIQDDPRIKSEESE, from the coding sequence ATGAAACACACACGCTTGCTTCTGTTCCTGATCTGCCTCTTGGGCGGAACGTTTGTGCATGGCCAAACGGCTCCCACGCTGACCGAAGCCGATTACGAGCGGGCCGCTGCCATGCTGGACGGAAACCTGGCCCGGTTTGTCGATGGCGACATCGACCCGAAATGGCTGCCCGACAACCGGTTGTGGTACCAATTGCTGACGGAAGATAAGGCCGAATTCAAATTGTTCGATCCAGCGACGAAAAAATGGGTCACCGCCGATACCAAAGCCGCACTGTTTGAAAAGGCTGCTGCCCAGCCGGAACCGAAACGACCTTCGCGCGACGAAGTGGTGTCGCCCGACGGAAAATACATCGCCTTTATCCGCGATTGGAACCTCTGGGTGCGCGACTCGACTTCCGGCAAGGAGATGGCCCTGACCACTGACGGCGTGAAAGACTTCGGCTACGCGACCGACAACGCCGGATGGAAGCACAGCGACCGTCCCATCCTCAGCTGGTCGCCCGACTCGAAAAAGATCGCCACTTTTCAGCAGGACCAGCGGCACGTGCAGGACATGTACCTGGTTGAAACCAAAGTCGGCGCACCCGAGCTTCAGGCGTGGAAATACCCGCTGCCCGGTGATTCGGCCATCATCCAGATCCACCGCGTGATCATCGACCTGACCACCGGGAAACCGAAGATGGTTCGCCTGAAGATGGGCCCGGACGCCCGGCGCGGTACCCTCTGCGACGACATCGCCTGCGACGGTACATTGGGTGACGTGGAATGGAGCGAGGACGGAAAGCAACTGGCGTTTGTTTCGACCAGCCGCGACCACAAAGAAGCCCATGTGCGCATCGCCAACACCGAAACCGGCGCGGTGCGCGACGTGTTTGAGGAGATCGTCGATACGCAGTACGAATCGGGGCAGGGAACGGCCAACTGGAGCTACCTCTCGGGCAGCAACGAAATCATCTGGTATTCGGAGCGGAGCGACTGGGGCCACCTCTACCTGTACGACGCCACCAGCGGTCAGTTGAAAAACCAGATCACTTCCGGCGACTACGTGGTGCGGCAGGTGCTGCACGTCGACGAGAAGGCGCGGGTCGTGTACTTCATCGCCAGTGGCCGCGAAGGGGGCAATCCCTACTACCGGTACCTCTACCGCGTCAACCTGAACGGCCGGGGCCTGACGCTGCTGACGCCCGAAACCGGCGACCATGCCGTGCAGTTCTCACCCAACCACCAGTACTTCCTCGATGCGTATTCGCAACCCGACGTGCCGCCCATTTTCCAAGTGAAAAACACGAAAGGCAAGCAGATCGCCACGCTGGAAAAGACCGACCTTTCCCGCCTGCAGGCCACCGGCTGGCAGCCGCCCACGCCGTTCTCGGTCCGCTCGGCCGACGACCGCTGGGACCTCTACGGCCTCCTCTACACGCCGACCGACCTGGACAGCACGAAAACCTATCCGGTGATCGTCTACATCTACCCGGGACCGCAGGGCGGTAGCGTGCGCTCCTGGAGTTTCCAGGCCGGACGTCGCGACAACCAGGCGCTGGCCGAGCTGGGCTTCGTGGTGATGGAACTGGAAGGTAGCTGCAATCCGAACCGCTCCAAGTCCTTCCACGACGCCTGTTACGGCGACATGAGTCAGAATACCCTGCCCGATCAGGTGGCGGGCTTGCGGCAACTGGCCAACCGCTACGCCTTTCTGGACCTGGACCGCGTGGGCATCTGGGGCCACTCCGGCGGCGGATTCGCGACGGTGTCGGCCATGTTCAAGTACCCGGATTTCTTCAAAGTGGGCATTGCCGAATCGGGTAACCACGACAACCGCAACTACGAGGACGACTGGGGCGAGCGCTACGTCGGGCTGGAAGTGCCCGCCGAACAGGGCAACACCAACTACGGCCTGCAGGCCAACCAACTCTACGCGAAAGACCTGAAGGGCGACCTCTTGCTGGTCCACGGCGGCCTGGACGACAACGTGCCGCCCTACAACTCCTACCTGGTGGCCGATGCGCTCATCAAAGCCAACAAAGATTTCGACATGCTGGTCCTGCCCAACGCGCGCCACGGCTACGGCAAGGACAGCTACTACATGATGCGCCGCCGCTGGGACTACTTCGTGGAGCACCTGATGCACGCCACCCCTCCCGACGCCTTCGAGATCACCATCCAGGACGACCCACGCATCAAAAGCGAGGAGAGCGAGTAG
- a CDS encoding T9SS type A sorting domain-containing protein, protein MKRFLLFSLLTCGSMCGAAAQGILLEDFDGAASVNSWKNSTEGDYTLMGSTDKVQGDSSLVLNYNIVADQSWGGSVDLQSQPEGGTVFPDLRGETGLRFSYKVTTPLNDPVASLTIKLFVNSTGGTEEWHTSLTNVLTDPSGEWQSASVPFSAFAIPSWMQSYDGMLYLNEIREIQMQVVVGSEGIGNTFTGEILFDSLASYGLEVEPGDPIMVGELLEDFEGAASVSSWKNSTEGDYTLMGSTDKVQGDSSLMLNYNIVADQGWGGSVDLQSQPMEGEVFPDLTDETGLRLAYKVLTPLNDPVASLTIKLFVNSTGGTEEWHASLTNVLTDSSGAWQEVLVPFAEFAIPSWMQSYDSVLYLNAIREIQMQVVVGSEGIGNTFTGEILFDELVSYSLVITSSEAVVQLPQLRLYPNPTASLLYLDGPDRIDRIDVVGLNGRVLKTVQGDRRVDVSDLSAGFYVVRAYADKTTYVRKFIKH, encoded by the coding sequence ATGAAGCGTTTTCTACTCTTTTCTTTACTCACGTGCGGCAGCATGTGCGGTGCCGCTGCCCAGGGCATTTTGCTCGAAGATTTCGACGGCGCTGCGTCGGTCAACAGCTGGAAGAACAGCACGGAGGGCGACTACACCCTGATGGGCTCGACCGACAAAGTACAGGGCGATAGCTCGTTGGTACTCAACTACAACATCGTGGCCGACCAGAGTTGGGGCGGCAGCGTCGATCTGCAATCGCAACCCGAAGGCGGCACCGTGTTTCCTGATTTGCGTGGCGAAACAGGTCTGCGCTTTTCCTACAAAGTCACTACGCCGCTGAACGATCCGGTGGCGAGCCTGACCATCAAGCTGTTTGTCAACAGCACGGGCGGGACGGAAGAGTGGCACACCAGCCTGACCAATGTGCTGACCGATCCGTCCGGCGAATGGCAATCGGCATCGGTGCCGTTTTCTGCGTTTGCCATCCCGAGCTGGATGCAGTCGTACGACGGCATGCTGTACCTGAACGAGATCCGGGAGATCCAAATGCAGGTCGTGGTAGGTTCAGAAGGCATCGGCAATACCTTCACCGGCGAAATTTTGTTCGATAGCCTCGCCTCGTATGGCCTGGAAGTGGAACCGGGCGACCCCATTATGGTGGGCGAGTTGCTCGAAGACTTTGAAGGAGCGGCGTCGGTCAGTAGCTGGAAAAACAGCACGGAGGGCGATTACACCCTGATGGGCTCGACCGACAAAGTACAGGGCGATAGCTCGCTGATGCTCAACTACAACATCGTGGCCGACCAGGGCTGGGGCGGCAGTGTCGATCTGCAATCGCAGCCGATGGAGGGAGAGGTCTTTCCCGACCTGACCGACGAAACCGGACTCCGGCTGGCGTACAAGGTGCTCACGCCGCTGAACGATCCGGTGGCGAGCCTGACCATCAAGCTGTTTGTGAACAGCACGGGCGGGACGGAAGAGTGGCACGCCAGCCTGACCAACGTGCTGACCGACTCGTCCGGCGCGTGGCAGGAGGTGCTGGTGCCGTTTGCGGAATTTGCCATTCCGAGCTGGATGCAATCCTACGACAGTGTACTCTACCTGAATGCAATTCGGGAGATCCAGATGCAGGTGGTGGTAGGTTCGGAGGGCATCGGAAATACCTTCACCGGCGAGATCCTGTTCGACGAACTGGTCAGCTACAGCCTGGTGATTACATCGAGCGAGGCGGTGGTTCAATTACCACAACTGCGGCTCTATCCCAATCCGACGGCGAGTCTGTTGTACCTGGACGGCCCTGACCGGATCGACCGGATCGACGTGGTCGGCCTGAACGGGCGTGTGCTCAAAACGGTGCAGGGAGATCGGCGGGTAGACGTGAGCGATCTGTCTGCCGGCTTCTACGTCGTGCGGGCTTACGCCGACAAAACGACCTACGTGCGCAAGTTCATCAAACACTGA
- a CDS encoding aminotransferase class V-fold PLP-dependent enzyme, translated as MEAHFTPFRTQIIGIDQEFSSPYGAHQPIVYADWTASGRLYRPIEARLCEAIYPFVANTHTETNSTGRGMTDAYHQALHLIKQHVHAGPDDCILSCYSGMTGVVNKFQRILGLRVHERYKGLIQLAEEDRPVVFITHMEHHSNQTSWLETLADVEIIGADADGLVDLDDLDRLLEKYEHRKLKMAAVTSCSNVTGIFTPYHDIAARMHAAGGYCFVDFACSAPYIDIDMHPPQEGHHLDAIYFSPHKFLGGPGTTGILIFHKSLYHNAVPDNPGGGTVDWTNPWGEHKYVDDIEAREDGGTPAFLQTIKVALCIKLKEEMGVENMLRREKEQLDLLWEPLSQIPNLHLLAPQHRDRLAVVSFYIDGLHYNVGVKILNDRFGIQVRGGCSCAGTYGHYLLNVEREYSRRITELINQGDYSQKPGWIRLSLHPTTSDAEIRYLVESLRQLAAHHPTWAKDYCIDRHNEVAFCRPEEDGYMQQQVSAWFNTPLTPVSERVALP; from the coding sequence ATGGAAGCACATTTTACGCCCTTTCGTACGCAGATCATCGGCATCGACCAGGAGTTTTCCAGCCCTTACGGTGCGCACCAACCCATCGTTTACGCCGACTGGACGGCCAGCGGACGCCTCTACCGTCCCATCGAGGCGCGGCTGTGCGAGGCGATTTACCCGTTTGTGGCCAATACCCACACGGAAACCAACAGCACCGGCCGGGGCATGACGGATGCCTACCACCAGGCACTGCACCTCATCAAACAACACGTCCATGCCGGTCCTGACGACTGCATTCTGTCGTGTTACTCGGGCATGACGGGCGTGGTGAACAAATTTCAGCGCATTCTGGGCCTGCGCGTCCACGAGCGTTACAAAGGGCTGATCCAACTGGCGGAAGAGGACCGCCCGGTGGTGTTCATCACCCACATGGAACACCACTCGAACCAGACCTCGTGGCTGGAAACCCTGGCCGACGTGGAAATTATCGGTGCCGATGCCGACGGATTGGTCGACCTGGACGACCTGGATCGCCTGCTCGAAAAATACGAGCACCGGAAACTGAAAATGGCGGCAGTGACGTCCTGTTCGAACGTGACGGGGATCTTCACCCCTTACCACGACATTGCCGCCCGGATGCACGCCGCCGGGGGCTACTGTTTCGTTGACTTTGCCTGTTCGGCCCCGTACATCGACATCGACATGCACCCGCCGCAGGAGGGACACCACCTGGATGCCATCTACTTTTCGCCGCATAAATTCCTGGGTGGACCGGGCACGACCGGCATTCTCATCTTCCACAAAAGCCTGTACCACAACGCCGTACCTGACAACCCCGGCGGCGGCACGGTCGACTGGACCAACCCCTGGGGGGAGCATAAGTACGTCGACGACATCGAGGCGCGCGAAGACGGCGGCACGCCCGCATTTTTGCAGACGATCAAAGTGGCGCTGTGCATCAAGTTGAAAGAAGAGATGGGCGTGGAGAACATGCTGCGCCGGGAGAAAGAGCAACTCGACTTGTTGTGGGAACCGCTGAGCCAGATTCCGAACCTGCACCTTCTGGCCCCGCAGCATCGCGACCGGCTGGCGGTGGTTTCGTTTTACATCGACGGGCTACACTACAACGTGGGCGTCAAAATCCTGAACGACCGTTTCGGCATCCAGGTGCGGGGCGGCTGTTCGTGCGCAGGCACCTACGGCCATTACCTGCTGAACGTGGAACGCGAGTACTCGCGGCGCATTACCGAACTGATCAACCAGGGTGACTACTCGCAGAAACCGGGCTGGATTCGGTTGTCGTTGCACCCCACCACCTCCGACGCCGAGATCCGCTACCTTGTGGAAAGCCTTCGGCAACTGGCCGCTCATCACCCCACATGGGCGAAAGATTACTGCATCGATCGGCACAACGAAGTGGCATTCTGTCGCCCGGAGGAAGACGGGTACATGCAGCAGCAGGTCAGCGCTTGGTTCAATACCCCGCTGACGCCGGTTTCGGAGCGAGTCGCCTTGCCGTAA
- a CDS encoding ABC transporter permease, producing the protein MPHSSHPPRWAERLLAWCCPPHLREEMQGDLLERFEERLLTMDVREARRRYVRDVLGFLRPFAFKRPPTEPLPFFDPAMFRNYLLVAARNLRRHRVFSFIHVAGLSLGLACCMLILLYTKDEVSFDRFHERGSSIYRVTATMSGPDGIHQLGSTNEVVGPSFAEAIPEVAAAVRIESNPRIVRRGDATFEEEVLYVDANFFSVFSFPLRAGAPETVLSELHHVVLTEAAAEKYFGTDEALGKTLELGDGDTFESFVVAGIAENPPQNSSLQFSVLMPFAYRESQFTDLSWIGFYINTFLLLQPDADRTAVEPKLDEVFLSRAYSELERMKAEFNFQEKVHFGLQPFEQIHLDPTYGDIRNGLHDGSDPMYTYLLSGIAVFILLIACINFVNLTVAHSLKRGKEIGVRKVIGGQRRQLIRQFLSESFVLCFLAFVAALLLVQAVLPFFNELANKRLSVSFLFDAELVLSYVALFVVTSLLAGFYPAWVLSGYSPVQTLYHRHRFVGKQGLTKGLVVLQFALATFLLIGMAALYAQMQYLTTKELGYNDQNLIQVYLGRGRHNDLVQQLKETLAHEPALQAVATKSGGQSYTRGTIGDRDIDFAISWIDDQYLPALQIPLVAGRNFSPAFPTDTTQAVLVNETFVREAGWTDPVGQVVTYANKPFTVVGVVKDHHFVSLREKITPLLFQVGTGDLWVKLAPGQRARGLTAVREAHHRLQPYRPFDYEFTSTINARHYEAEQKWKQMITVGAGLSLFISCIGLFGLAILSIERRTKEIGIRKVLGAATSQLVVLLSGDFLKLVAIAFVMAIPLGYWAVQRWLEAFPYRIALGWWLFAVPCAATLLIALLTVATRTLHAAVANPVKALRSE; encoded by the coding sequence ATGCCCCATTCGTCACACCCCCCGCGCTGGGCCGAACGCCTGCTGGCCTGGTGCTGTCCGCCGCACCTGCGCGAAGAGATGCAGGGCGACCTCCTGGAGCGGTTTGAGGAGCGCCTCCTGACGATGGACGTCCGCGAAGCCCGTCGGCGGTACGTGCGCGATGTGCTGGGATTCCTGCGACCTTTTGCCTTCAAACGCCCTCCAACTGAACCTTTACCTTTTTTCGATCCTGCCATGTTCCGGAATTACCTCCTCGTGGCCGCGCGCAACCTGCGCCGGCACCGTGTCTTCTCTTTCATTCACGTGGCGGGCCTCTCGCTGGGGCTGGCCTGTTGCATGCTTATCCTCCTCTATACCAAAGACGAGGTGAGTTTCGACCGTTTTCACGAACGGGGGTCGAGTATTTATCGCGTCACCGCCACCATGAGCGGGCCGGACGGCATCCATCAGCTTGGTAGCACCAACGAAGTGGTCGGGCCGTCGTTTGCCGAGGCGATTCCGGAAGTGGCGGCGGCGGTGCGGATCGAATCCAATCCCCGCATTGTGCGGCGCGGCGACGCAACCTTCGAGGAGGAAGTGCTCTACGTGGATGCCAATTTCTTCTCGGTCTTTTCGTTCCCCTTGCGGGCCGGAGCGCCCGAAACGGTGTTGTCGGAACTACACCACGTGGTGCTGACCGAAGCGGCGGCGGAGAAGTATTTCGGGACGGACGAAGCGCTGGGCAAAACGCTGGAGCTGGGCGATGGCGACACGTTCGAGTCGTTCGTGGTGGCGGGCATTGCCGAAAATCCCCCGCAAAATTCTTCCCTTCAGTTTTCGGTGCTGATGCCGTTTGCCTACCGCGAGTCGCAGTTCACGGACCTGTCGTGGATCGGTTTTTACATCAACACCTTTCTGCTGTTGCAGCCCGACGCTGACCGTACGGCGGTCGAACCCAAACTCGACGAGGTATTTTTGAGTCGGGCGTACAGCGAGCTGGAGCGGATGAAGGCCGAGTTCAATTTTCAGGAGAAAGTGCATTTTGGGTTGCAGCCCTTTGAACAGATTCACCTTGACCCTACGTACGGCGACATCCGCAACGGCCTCCACGACGGCAGCGATCCGATGTATACGTACCTGCTGAGCGGCATCGCGGTGTTCATCCTGCTCATCGCCTGCATCAACTTCGTTAACCTCACCGTGGCGCATTCGCTGAAGCGGGGCAAAGAGATCGGGGTGCGGAAGGTGATCGGCGGGCAGCGGCGGCAACTGATCCGGCAGTTTTTGAGTGAGTCGTTCGTGCTGTGCTTCCTGGCGTTTGTGGCGGCGTTGCTGCTCGTGCAGGCGGTGCTTCCCTTTTTTAACGAATTGGCAAACAAGCGGCTGAGTGTGTCGTTCCTGTTCGATGCTGAGCTGGTGCTGAGCTACGTGGCGCTGTTTGTGGTGACGAGCCTGCTGGCGGGCTTCTATCCGGCGTGGGTGTTGTCGGGCTACAGTCCGGTGCAGACGCTTTATCACCGCCACCGGTTCGTGGGAAAACAGGGGCTGACGAAGGGACTGGTGGTGTTGCAATTCGCGCTGGCGACGTTTCTGCTCATCGGCATGGCGGCGCTCTACGCGCAAATGCAGTACCTGACCACGAAAGAGTTGGGGTACAACGACCAGAACCTGATTCAGGTGTACCTGGGGCGGGGCCGGCACAACGACCTGGTGCAGCAACTGAAAGAGACCCTGGCCCACGAGCCTGCGCTGCAGGCAGTGGCGACCAAAAGCGGCGGACAGAGCTACACCCGCGGTACGATCGGCGACCGGGACATCGACTTTGCCATCAGCTGGATCGACGATCAGTACCTGCCTGCGTTGCAGATTCCCCTTGTGGCGGGGCGCAACTTCTCCCCGGCCTTTCCGACCGACACGACCCAGGCCGTGCTGGTCAACGAAACGTTCGTGCGGGAAGCGGGCTGGACCGACCCCGTCGGGCAGGTGGTGACCTACGCCAACAAACCGTTCACCGTGGTAGGCGTGGTGAAAGACCATCACTTTGTCTCCCTGCGCGAGAAAATCACGCCCCTCTTGTTTCAGGTCGGCACCGGCGATTTGTGGGTGAAACTGGCACCGGGCCAACGGGCGCGCGGGCTGACGGCCGTTCGGGAGGCGCACCACCGCCTGCAACCCTACCGCCCCTTCGACTACGAATTCACCAGCACGATCAACGCCCGGCACTACGAAGCCGAGCAGAAATGGAAACAGATGATCACGGTCGGCGCGGGGCTGTCGCTGTTCATCTCCTGCATCGGCCTGTTCGGGCTGGCGATCCTCTCCATCGAACGACGGACGAAGGAAATCGGCATCCGCAAGGTGCTGGGTGCGGCCACGTCGCAACTGGTCGTGCTGTTGTCAGGCGATTTTCTGAAACTGGTCGCAATCGCGTTTGTCATGGCCATTCCGCTGGGTTACTGGGCCGTGCAGCGCTGGCTCGAAGCGTTTCCGTACCGTATTGCGTTGGGGTGGTGGCTCTTTGCCGTGCCCTGTGCGGCAACCTTGCTGATCGCCTTGCTGACCGTCGCGACCCGCACGCTCCACGCGGCAGTGGCCAATCCGGTGAAGGCGCTGAGAAGCGAATAG
- a CDS encoding PadR family transcriptional regulator, with translation MRKAYLGEFEELVLLTTAVLAGQEAYGVTVANELEQQTGRAVSIAAVHVALHRLLEKGYVRSELGGATATRGGRRKRLFAVTPAGQHVLREMRTTRNRLWDLIPKTAFS, from the coding sequence ATGCGAAAAGCCTACCTCGGTGAGTTTGAAGAGCTGGTGCTGCTGACCACCGCCGTCCTCGCCGGACAGGAAGCCTACGGCGTCACGGTTGCCAACGAATTGGAGCAGCAGACCGGCCGGGCGGTGAGCATTGCCGCCGTCCACGTGGCGCTGCACCGGCTGCTGGAGAAAGGCTACGTCCGCTCTGAACTGGGTGGCGCCACCGCCACCCGCGGGGGCCGACGCAAGCGGCTCTTTGCCGTGACGCCTGCCGGGCAGCACGTGCTGCGCGAGATGCGGACCACCCGCAACCGACTCTGGGACCTGATTCCGAAAACCGCCTTTTCCTGA
- a CDS encoding COR domain-containing protein gives MSELALRLIQQAKEERWLCLDLGNCGITELPESLFELTWLEALNLGENVISWKGFVGNGFQRKEKNMFTCLPNGFRYLNGLTHLDCLGVPLKDIDVVQALTELEYLDVSQTSISDLTPLTELKSLKSLSFSSTEVSNLTPISGLVKLEVLCFDCTNVHDLSPLTNLSSLEAIFFYENPITDLQPLSTLTQLKGLHFASTPVHDLQPIWYLKELRSLSLGGKINKFPRFILQLEKLEGLELLGCSVGDIPDEFHDIEDEAHCLSNVRNWFKALERGEVLNNEVKIVLIGNGTVGKSSLMERLLYDSFAPGLPSTHGIEIDSWSISLADDSQVKTWFWDFGGQDIYHATHRLFLRTKALFLLVWDAETEQRHRYAEEIGGTLIPFQHEPLAYWLEYTWVLGDGSPVIVVQNKTDRDGEQYASRDLQEKYPNLKFFRNVSAATGRGLSQLKETMVETLAEMPELQQKMPESWYNARAQVRVLSDKQISVARFTELCTSQGVPEEEVPTLLYFFHETGVFFHRKGIFHDQIILDQQWAINAVYTLFDREKVYHELLGKQGRFTLAYLQQRAWQEFSKEECELFISFMESCEICFCLDSPYDPNATYLAPALLPKTRPSVIHFAPADLYFQYRHQFLHSALIQRFIVRTGRLSKQHLLWRNGIELSWDGNEALVEARPDDKTINILVRGPQAQLLLDLIRKEFDNMHEAKQFVTEWVSVDGKRYVDLKVLRDYTQEIDWDKVPDEHNKPVLIKDLTVYLQAPSEFTQTLYEINQTQMLYLLCTRLPGIFPGV, from the coding sequence ATGAGCGAATTAGCCCTCCGCCTGATCCAGCAGGCCAAAGAAGAACGCTGGCTTTGTCTGGATTTAGGGAATTGTGGTATCACAGAGCTTCCTGAATCCCTGTTTGAATTGACTTGGTTAGAGGCGCTAAACTTGGGAGAAAATGTAATCTCTTGGAAAGGATTCGTAGGCAATGGTTTCCAGAGAAAGGAGAAGAACATGTTCACTTGCTTGCCAAACGGCTTTCGATACCTAAACGGCTTGACACACCTAGACTGTTTGGGAGTTCCCCTTAAAGATATAGATGTTGTTCAAGCTCTCACAGAGCTCGAATATTTAGATGTATCTCAGACTTCTATAAGCGATTTAACACCATTAACTGAGTTAAAAAGTTTAAAATCACTCAGTTTTAGCTCTACGGAGGTATCAAACCTGACACCTATTTCAGGCCTAGTTAAGCTGGAGGTTCTATGTTTCGATTGCACTAACGTTCACGATCTTTCTCCACTTACGAATCTTTCGTCATTAGAAGCCATTTTTTTCTACGAGAACCCTATCACTGATCTTCAGCCCCTGTCAACACTAACACAACTCAAGGGCCTCCATTTTGCAAGCACTCCAGTGCATGATCTCCAACCCATCTGGTATCTCAAAGAATTACGCTCTCTTTCTTTAGGCGGCAAAATCAACAAATTTCCCCGTTTCATTCTTCAACTTGAAAAGCTGGAAGGCTTGGAACTTTTAGGCTGTTCAGTAGGTGATATTCCTGATGAATTTCACGATATAGAGGACGAAGCACACTGCTTATCCAATGTTCGCAATTGGTTCAAGGCCTTAGAACGTGGCGAAGTTCTGAATAACGAAGTCAAGATTGTGCTAATTGGAAATGGCACAGTTGGAAAGTCAAGCCTCATGGAGCGCTTACTTTATGATTCATTTGCCCCCGGTCTACCTTCCACACATGGTATTGAAATCGATTCATGGTCGATCTCCCTTGCTGATGATAGTCAAGTAAAAACATGGTTTTGGGATTTTGGAGGACAAGATATTTATCATGCAACTCACCGCTTGTTCTTACGTACAAAGGCCCTCTTTCTCTTGGTATGGGATGCTGAAACCGAACAAAGACACCGCTACGCAGAGGAAATTGGCGGCACCCTGATTCCCTTCCAGCATGAGCCACTCGCGTACTGGCTTGAGTATACGTGGGTACTGGGCGATGGAAGTCCGGTCATCGTGGTGCAAAATAAAACGGATCGCGATGGCGAACAGTATGCGTCGCGCGATCTACAAGAAAAGTACCCTAACCTCAAATTTTTTCGAAACGTGAGTGCTGCCACGGGTCGTGGCTTGTCGCAGTTGAAGGAAACCATGGTGGAAACACTTGCGGAAATGCCGGAGTTGCAACAAAAAATGCCGGAGTCGTGGTACAATGCTCGTGCACAAGTACGCGTACTGTCAGATAAGCAAATCTCAGTAGCTCGGTTCACAGAACTTTGTACATCACAAGGCGTGCCTGAAGAGGAAGTCCCCACACTACTCTATTTTTTCCACGAAACAGGCGTCTTTTTTCATCGTAAGGGCATATTTCATGACCAGATCATTCTCGACCAACAATGGGCTATCAATGCGGTTTACACCCTTTTCGACCGAGAAAAGGTTTATCATGAGTTGCTAGGCAAGCAAGGTCGATTCACATTGGCCTATCTTCAACAACGAGCATGGCAAGAGTTCTCCAAAGAAGAGTGTGAATTATTTATTTCTTTCATGGAGAGCTGTGAAATCTGTTTTTGCCTGGATAGCCCTTACGATCCAAATGCTACCTACCTAGCTCCTGCGTTACTACCAAAAACACGCCCCTCTGTAATCCACTTTGCTCCCGCTGATCTTTATTTTCAGTATCGGCATCAGTTTTTACATTCGGCGCTCATCCAACGATTTATTGTACGTACAGGCCGCCTTTCAAAGCAGCATTTGCTCTGGCGAAATGGTATTGAGCTTTCGTGGGACGGCAATGAAGCATTGGTAGAAGCACGACCCGATGATAAAACCATCAACATCCTCGTTCGTGGACCGCAAGCCCAGCTGCTGCTCGACCTGATCCGAAAGGAATTTGACAACATGCACGAAGCGAAGCAATTCGTTACCGAATGGGTTTCAGTCGATGGCAAGCGATACGTGGATTTAAAAGTATTGCGTGATTACACTCAAGAAATAGATTGGGACAAAGTACCCGACGAACACAATAAGCCTGTTTTGATCAAGGATTTGACGGTTTACCTGCAAGCTCCATCAGAGTTTACACAAACACTCTACGAAATCAACCAAACGCAAATGCTTTATCTCTTATGCACACGCCTACCCGGAATATTTCCAGGTGTTTAA
- a CDS encoding toll/interleukin-1 receptor domain-containing protein: protein MFKKDFEANVGNLPFADIQVYTDEQIPLGENWHEALQTEIHACDFAILLVSDQFMHSKYIKEEEVAKLFTRKEKEGILVVPVYFYSCRFYDWKVLSKNQLFKPLGADYGRADRDPKKRFCYADLVRLDSVNGVRIPQPNPDRGNYMMDFVEKLEPQLKALANSKK, encoded by the coding sequence GTGTTTAAAAAAGATTTTGAAGCGAACGTAGGCAACCTTCCTTTCGCCGACATCCAGGTCTACACCGACGAACAAATTCCGCTTGGAGAAAACTGGCACGAGGCGCTGCAAACGGAAATTCATGCCTGCGACTTTGCCATTCTGCTGGTCAGCGATCAGTTCATGCACTCGAAATACATCAAGGAAGAAGAGGTAGCAAAGTTGTTTACGCGAAAGGAGAAGGAAGGCATCTTGGTCGTGCCGGTTTACTTTTACTCCTGCCGCTTTTACGATTGGAAAGTATTGAGCAAAAATCAACTTTTCAAACCGCTCGGGGCCGATTATGGTCGAGCCGACCGTGATCCTAAAAAACGCTTTTGCTATGCGGACCTAGTTCGCCTTGATTCCGTGAATGGCGTTAGAATTCCCCAACCCAATCCGGATCGGGGAAACTACATGATGGATTTTGTAGAGAAGCTGGAACCGCAGTTGAAAGCGTTGGCCAACAGCAAAAAATAA